The Mycobacteriales bacterium genome contains the following window.
AATCCGATCACGATCATGAAGCGGGCGAGGTCAGACGGCGCTGGGGCCGGCTTCGGAGCTGGCGTGGAACAGCCGGTAGTAGAGGTAGGCCGCGGTCTCCCGCACGATGTAGCGCAACTCGGTGCCGCGGGTGCGTACCGCGGGACCCTCATGCGTCGGTGACGTACTGGCCTCGATGCCCTGGTCGGTGGCCATCGTCTGCGACCGCAACTCGTGCCAGGGATCGGTGACGAGTACGGCGCTCTTCCAGCCGTTCTTGGCGAAGACGACCCGGGCCGCCTCCAAGCTCTGCAGGGTGTCGTTGCCCTTTCCGACGGCGACGACAGCGGAGGCGGGTACGCCGCGGTCCTGCAGCCATTGCGCACCCGCGCCGGCCTCGGTGAACCGGTCGCCGGGCTGCTTGCCGCCGACCGTCACCACGCGCGGCGCCACGCCTTCCTTGTAGAGCGTCAGCGCGTGCTGGAGCCGGAACGCGAACACCTCCGACGGGCGACCGTCGAACTGGGACGCGCCCAGGACGACGATCGCGTCCGAGTGCGGCCGCTCGTCGGCCCGGGCCACCTGCCACACCCGGAACACCGTCGAACCGACCACGAGCGCCACGGCCAGCACGATGGCGCCCACCGCGCGGCCGAGCACGCCTCGAACGGTCACCGCCGGATCACCCGGAGGGTCACCGGCTGTCCGAGCCTCCGGACTCCACGACCGCCCGACCGGCCTCCAGCCGGGCCACCGGGATCCGGAACGGCGAGCAGGACACGTAGTCGAGCCCGACCTCGTGGAAGAAGTGCACCGAGTCCGGGTCGCCGCCGTGTTCGCCGCAGACCCCGAGGTGCAGGTCCGGACGCGCCGCCCGGCCCTCCTCCACCGCGATGCGCACCAGCCGGCCGACACCGTCGCGGTCGAGCGACTCGAACGGCGAGACGCCGAAGATGCCGAGCTCGAGGTAGCGGGAGAAGAACGACGCCTCGACGTCGTCGCGGGAGAAGCCCCAGCCCATCTGGGTCAGGTCGTTGGTGCCGAAGGAGAAGAACTCCGCCGACTCCGCGATCTGCCCGGCCGTCAGCGCGGCCCGCGGCACCTCGATCATCGTCCCGATCAGCGCGGGTACGTCGACGCCGCTGGACTCCGCGACCTCGCGCAGCACGCCCTCGGTCTCCTCCTTGATGACCTCGAGCTCCTGCACCGCGCCCACGAGCGGGATCATGATCTCCGGCCGCGGGTCACCGCCGGCCTTTTTGCGCTCGACCGCAGCCTCCGCGATCGCCCGCACCTGCATCGCGAAAAGGCCGGGGATCACCAGGCCCAGCCGCACACCACGCAGACCGAGCATCGGGTTCTGCTCGTGCAGCCGGCGTACGGCGTCGAGCAGCGTCTGCTCCCGGGACGCGTCCTCGCCGCGCTCCTCCGCGAGGGCGACGCGCACCGACAGGTCGGTGAGGTCGGGCAGGAACTCGTGCAGCGGCGGGTCGAGCAGCCGCACCGTCACC
Protein-coding sequences here:
- a CDS encoding YdcF family protein, whose amino-acid sequence is MTVRGVLGRAVGAIVLAVALVVGSTVFRVWQVARADERPHSDAIVVLGASQFDGRPSEVFAFRLQHALTLYKEGVAPRVVTVGGKQPGDRFTEAGAGAQWLQDRGVPASAVVAVGKGNDTLQSLEAARVVFAKNGWKSAVLVTDPWHELRSQTMATDQGIEASTSPTHEGPAVRTRGTELRYIVRETAAYLYYRLFHASSEAGPSAV